In the genome of Actinomadura graeca, one region contains:
- a CDS encoding helix-turn-helix domain-containing protein, translating to MPIAVDIDVMLARRKMSVGELADRVGITPANLAVLKNGRARAVRFTTLAALCEVLKCQPGDLLRWEADDAAGG from the coding sequence ATGCCGATCGCCGTCGACATCGACGTGATGCTGGCCAGGCGGAAGATGTCCGTGGGCGAGCTCGCGGACCGCGTGGGGATCACGCCCGCCAACCTGGCGGTGCTCAAGAACGGCCGCGCCAGGGCCGTGCGCTTCACGACCCTCGCCGCGCTCTGCGAGGTGCTCAAATGCCAGCCGGGCGACCTGCTGCGCTGGGAAGCCGACGACGCCGCGGGCGGATGA
- a CDS encoding cyclase family protein: MTAGRPMPTQDDVLGYFDTLSNWGRWGDDDERGTLNHITDDVRLAAARAVRHGRSVSCAWEVAVPGDMERSTTTCPCAADMPGAENMPVPAFHKDRRWGFSSERLGITFHGNTLTHVDSPCHLYWDGTMYNGRSHSLVDAATGSAWAAVTAAANGIITRGVLLDVAKVRDVPWLEPGQGVFPDDLEEAERRQGVRVRSGDAVLLRTGYGRVRHEAGDSGGFTQAGWHASCLPWLHERGVALIGADTPQDVQPSGYDDVLMPVHAVGLVAMGLWLLDNCDLEACATTAAELGQWDFHLAVAPVRFAGTSGSPVNPIATF; encoded by the coding sequence ATGACGGCAGGGCGACCGATGCCCACCCAGGACGACGTGCTCGGATACTTCGACACGCTGTCGAACTGGGGACGGTGGGGCGACGATGACGAGCGCGGCACCCTGAACCACATCACCGACGACGTCCGTCTGGCGGCGGCGCGGGCGGTGCGTCACGGCAGGAGCGTGTCGTGCGCGTGGGAGGTCGCCGTCCCGGGGGACATGGAGCGGTCGACGACGACGTGCCCGTGCGCCGCCGACATGCCGGGGGCCGAGAACATGCCGGTGCCCGCGTTCCACAAGGACCGGCGCTGGGGCTTCTCGTCCGAGCGGCTCGGCATCACGTTCCACGGCAACACCCTCACCCACGTCGACTCACCGTGTCACCTCTACTGGGACGGCACGATGTACAACGGGCGGTCGCACTCGCTGGTCGATGCCGCCACGGGATCGGCGTGGGCGGCCGTGACGGCTGCGGCGAACGGGATCATCACGCGAGGTGTCCTGCTGGACGTCGCGAAGGTCCGCGATGTGCCGTGGCTGGAGCCGGGGCAGGGTGTGTTCCCCGACGATCTCGAGGAGGCCGAGCGCCGCCAGGGTGTGCGGGTGCGATCCGGTGACGCGGTGCTCCTGCGGACCGGCTACGGCCGCGTCCGGCATGAGGCCGGTGACAGCGGTGGTTTCACGCAGGCCGGCTGGCATGCGTCCTGCCTGCCGTGGCTGCATGAACGGGGGGTCGCGCTGATCGGCGCCGACACGCCCCAGGACGTCCAGCCGTCGGGGTACGACGACGTGTTGATGCCGGTTCACGCCGTGGGCCTCGTCGCGATGGGCCTGTGGCTGCTCGACAACTGCGACCTGGAGGCGTGCGCGACGACGGCCGCCGAACTCGGCCAGTGGGACTTCCACCTGGCGGTCGCGCCGGTCCGCTTCGCCGGCACGTCCGGCAGCCCGGTCAACCCCATCGCCACCTTCTGA
- a CDS encoding DUF2975 domain-containing protein has product MGELAVRGLRAVLAVVLTGTVLVQALMVWALATDPEDGSLPLTPLRVITILGIGTVQVALVCIWRLVTMVRRGTVFSHAAFRYVDIIIGAIVAAALVWFTVTAINAPDQRDDPGVTVIMGGVGVAILGGALLVFVLRMLLAQAVARDVEAARMRAELDEVI; this is encoded by the coding sequence ATGGGAGAGCTGGCAGTGCGCGGGCTGCGCGCCGTGCTCGCGGTGGTGCTCACAGGCACCGTGCTCGTACAGGCATTGATGGTGTGGGCGCTGGCCACCGACCCGGAGGACGGCTCGCTCCCGCTGACCCCGCTGCGCGTGATCACGATCCTGGGCATCGGGACGGTCCAGGTCGCCCTGGTCTGCATCTGGCGGCTGGTGACGATGGTGCGACGCGGCACCGTGTTCTCGCACGCCGCCTTCCGGTACGTGGACATCATCATCGGCGCGATCGTGGCGGCCGCCCTCGTGTGGTTCACGGTCACGGCCATCAACGCGCCGGACCAGCGGGACGACCCGGGCGTCACCGTCATCATGGGCGGGGTCGGCGTGGCCATCCTGGGGGGCGCGCTCCTCGTGTTCGTGCTGCGGATGCTGCTCGCCCAGGCCGTCGCGCGCGACGTCGAGGCGGCGCGGATGCGGGCCGAGCTGGACGAGGTGATCTGA
- a CDS encoding methyltransferase domain-containing protein has translation MTPEDIRRAVPREAFVPDTLWIRQDDGWAVPITRQEHPEEWTRLVCDDEQPVITQVDDGVADKGIWPTSSGSSPEIMADMIDALDVRPGLRVLEIGTGTGYNAAVLATVVGAGNVTTVEIAPEIAAHARAALGRAGYPVNLVIADGVGGYAPGAPYDRIIVTAAAHRIPAAWIRQTRPGGVIVVPWAPTFHPDWPLCRLTVRPDGTAAGRFLGPASFMPLRGQRLPQSVIHDTERRWRQAGEPACTRYGITVTDREQRIWLDVPDNVVA, from the coding sequence ATGACCCCAGAGGACATCCGCCGCGCCGTACCCCGCGAGGCGTTCGTCCCCGATACCCTCTGGATTCGCCAAGACGACGGCTGGGCGGTCCCCATCACCCGCCAAGAGCACCCAGAGGAATGGACGCGGCTTGTCTGCGATGACGAGCAACCGGTGATCACACAAGTGGACGACGGGGTGGCCGACAAGGGGATATGGCCGACCTCGTCCGGCAGTTCCCCGGAGATCATGGCCGACATGATCGACGCGCTCGACGTCCGGCCCGGCCTGCGCGTCCTGGAGATCGGCACCGGAACCGGGTACAACGCGGCCGTGCTGGCGACCGTCGTCGGAGCCGGCAACGTCACCACGGTCGAGATCGCCCCGGAGATCGCGGCCCATGCCCGCGCGGCGCTCGGCAGGGCCGGATATCCGGTGAACCTGGTGATCGCCGACGGGGTCGGCGGATACGCGCCTGGGGCGCCCTATGACCGGATCATCGTGACCGCCGCCGCCCACCGGATCCCGGCCGCCTGGATCCGGCAGACCAGGCCCGGCGGCGTGATCGTCGTGCCCTGGGCGCCGACCTTCCACCCCGACTGGCCGCTCTGCCGCCTGACCGTCCGGCCGGACGGCACGGCGGCCGGGCGGTTCCTCGGTCCCGCGTCGTTCATGCCGCTGCGCGGCCAGCGCCTCCCGCAATCGGTCATCCACGACACCGAGCGACGATGGCGTCAGGCCGGGGAACCCGCCTGCACCCGCTACGGGATCACCGTCACCGACCGGGAACAGCGGATCTGGCTCGACGTCCCCGACAACGTCGTCGCCTGA
- a CDS encoding serine hydrolase domain-containing protein, whose product MRVELAEVEGWLRERLPGLAEEHGVPGVSVAVGVEGRVVEAAAGVLSTATGVEATADSVFQIGSITKALTATLVMGLVAEGLVELDAPVARYVPGFREATVRQLLCHTSGFEGDVFTDTGKGDDCLEKYVELLADMPQIFAPGEMFSYNNAGYCVLGRIVEVARGEPFGRCMRDHLFTPLGMTHAANDPYEAILHRAAVGHRGGRPVPVWSGPRSEAPAGSMLAMTPRDLVTFARAHLTDEGLRAMREPQVVLPDIGWGTAWGLGWELHDLPGGPVFGHKGNSIGQSAVLRIDPGRDLAVAICVNGGDGKALMKEILGRVVESPAEPVPDRAARPDARRCAGVYLSSTSETTVSEDERGRLWLEKVPLGFAVEIGSEPYRTELLGWRGNSLLPAKPGHGPVAFLGDDGEGRARYLHTGRADVRAPGRTEA is encoded by the coding sequence ATGAGGGTGGAGCTCGCTGAGGTCGAGGGGTGGCTGCGGGAGCGGCTGCCGGGGCTGGCGGAGGAGCACGGGGTGCCGGGGGTGTCGGTCGCCGTCGGCGTCGAGGGGCGGGTGGTCGAGGCGGCGGCGGGGGTGCTGAGCACGGCGACCGGGGTCGAGGCGACGGCCGACTCGGTGTTCCAGATCGGGTCGATCACGAAGGCGCTGACGGCGACGCTGGTGATGGGGCTCGTCGCGGAGGGGCTGGTGGAGCTCGACGCGCCGGTGGCGAGGTACGTTCCCGGGTTCCGGGAGGCGACCGTCCGGCAGTTGCTGTGCCACACGTCCGGGTTCGAGGGGGACGTGTTCACCGACACGGGCAAGGGGGACGACTGCCTGGAGAAATACGTGGAACTGCTCGCCGACATGCCGCAGATCTTCGCGCCCGGGGAGATGTTCTCCTACAACAACGCGGGCTACTGCGTGCTCGGACGGATCGTCGAGGTCGCGCGGGGCGAGCCGTTCGGCCGGTGCATGCGGGACCACCTGTTCACGCCCCTGGGCATGACGCACGCGGCGAACGATCCGTATGAGGCGATCCTCCATCGCGCGGCGGTGGGGCACCGAGGAGGGCGGCCCGTCCCGGTCTGGTCGGGGCCGCGCTCGGAGGCGCCCGCCGGGTCGATGCTCGCCATGACCCCGCGCGACCTGGTGACCTTCGCCCGGGCGCATCTCACCGACGAGGGGCTGCGGGCCATGCGGGAGCCGCAGGTCGTCCTGCCGGACATCGGCTGGGGGACGGCCTGGGGCCTCGGCTGGGAGCTCCACGACCTGCCGGGCGGCCCGGTGTTCGGCCACAAGGGCAACAGCATCGGGCAGTCGGCCGTCCTGCGCATCGACCCCGGCCGCGACCTCGCGGTGGCGATCTGCGTCAACGGCGGCGACGGCAAGGCGCTGATGAAGGAGATCCTCGGCAGGGTCGTGGAGTCGCCCGCCGAGCCCGTCCCGGATCGCGCGGCGCGTCCCGACGCCCGGCGCTGCGCGGGCGTCTACCTGTCGAGCACCAGCGAGACCACGGTGAGCGAGGACGAACGGGGACGGCTGTGGCTGGAGAAGGTCCCCCTCGGCTTCGCGGTGGAGATCGGCAGTGAGCCGTACCGGACGGAGTTGCTCGGCTGGCGCGGAAACTCCCTGCTGCCCGCGAAGCCCGGCCACGGCCCCGTCGCGTTCCTGGGAGACGACGGTGAGGGTCGCGCGCGCTACCTGCACACGGGCAGAGCCGACGTTCGCGCCCCTGGACGAACCGAAGCCTGA